One genomic segment of Paenibacillus xylanexedens includes these proteins:
- a CDS encoding alpha/beta fold hydrolase: MQTAATSSILINGYRIAYEQYGEGSPIWLLHGTPSYSYEWRKVIPSLVQKGYKVYVHDLLGYGASERPLEADTSVAAQYTLFSQLLDELGMDRLHVAAHDLGGIVGLQLAQEQPERVQSLTLLNMPSYDSWPSPTWKKIIEEQLEQVERMSRTDFDNMLKKQLPMAVYNKELMTGDTLDAYLEPHAGSLGKASFFSHQVAHYNAKYTESYGTDLPKLKVPIQILWGEEDEWQPLAYAKRLVQDIPHACLHVIPKAGHFVMEDEPGQCSDYIDRFCNEHP; this comes from the coding sequence ATGCAAACAGCAGCAACGTCATCCATCTTGATTAATGGATATCGAATCGCTTATGAACAATATGGAGAAGGCTCTCCCATATGGCTCCTTCACGGAACACCCTCTTATAGTTATGAATGGAGAAAAGTAATACCCTCCCTGGTTCAAAAAGGGTACAAAGTCTACGTTCATGACCTTCTTGGATATGGAGCATCCGAAAGACCACTCGAAGCAGATACTTCTGTGGCAGCACAATATACGCTTTTTAGTCAACTTTTAGACGAACTCGGAATGGATCGTTTACATGTCGCAGCCCACGATCTAGGTGGAATTGTTGGCCTCCAACTGGCTCAGGAACAACCTGAGCGTGTACAATCGCTTACGTTACTCAACATGCCCAGCTATGATTCGTGGCCCTCACCAACCTGGAAGAAAATTATCGAAGAACAGCTTGAACAGGTTGAACGAATGTCTCGTACTGATTTTGATAACATGCTAAAGAAACAATTACCCATGGCAGTGTATAATAAAGAGCTTATGACTGGCGATACACTGGATGCATATCTGGAACCCCATGCAGGTTCACTGGGGAAAGCCTCTTTTTTCTCCCATCAGGTAGCTCACTATAATGCAAAATATACTGAATCCTATGGAACAGATTTACCCAAGCTGAAGGTTCCCATTCAAATTTTATGGGGCGAGGAAGATGAATGGCAGCCCCTCGCTTATGCAAAGAGGCTTGTCCAGGATATTCCCCATGCCTGCCTACATGTCATTCCCAAAGCTGGTCATTTCGTAATGGAAGATGAGCCGGGGCAATGTTCAGATTATATCGACCGTTTCTGCAATGAACATCCATGA
- a CDS encoding VOC family protein, which translates to MNFASVRIITDDVDRLVEFYEKITGVSAKRHAPVFAELVMPSCTIAIGHSQTVQLFGTGSAVAANNRTVIIEFHVHDVDAEYERLKPFVDEWVKEPTTMPWGNRAVLFRDPDGNLVNLFTPVTEEAIQRFSGRL; encoded by the coding sequence GTGAATTTTGCTTCTGTGCGAATCATTACTGATGACGTGGATCGTCTCGTCGAGTTCTATGAGAAAATTACGGGTGTTTCAGCAAAACGCCATGCACCTGTCTTTGCCGAACTCGTTATGCCATCGTGCACTATAGCGATCGGCCACTCCCAGACGGTGCAACTGTTTGGCACTGGTTCCGCTGTGGCGGCCAACAATCGTACTGTCATTATTGAGTTCCACGTCCACGATGTCGATGCTGAATACGAGCGCTTGAAGCCGTTTGTCGATGAGTGGGTAAAGGAACCTACCACAATGCCGTGGGGGAATCGTGCTGTGCTGTTTCGCGATCCTGACGGTAATCTGGTTAATCTCTTCACGCCGGTGACCGAGGAAGCAATCCAACGGTTCAGTGGTAGGCTATAA
- a CDS encoding LysR family transcriptional regulator, with translation MMEIRHLVTFITIVEHEGFTKAAEHLGYAQSTITLHIKALEEEINYPLFDRIGKRVILTETGKTLLPHAQKMLDLYQLIKEVTAAQGELTGNIVISIGETLLIYRFPPIIEEFKKLHPHVNIEWHQLDSVHYKENLMQGKSDISFMLGTEVHDPNLYSEKLAEEPMMLLYPNSFELQRDIVRSNLLFTERGCGYRTLFEQCIEEYQIGITSNIEFWSIEAVKQSILSGMGISLLPRITVEKELKEEKLSGQQYKQNLATQLLYPKNKWISPQVEAFIEIVRKHASLW, from the coding sequence ATGATGGAAATACGTCATTTGGTCACATTTATTACAATTGTGGAACACGAGGGATTTACCAAAGCTGCTGAGCATCTTGGATACGCACAATCTACAATTACATTGCATATCAAGGCATTGGAAGAGGAGATTAACTATCCTTTATTTGATCGAATTGGTAAGCGGGTTATTTTAACGGAGACTGGGAAAACATTGTTGCCACATGCCCAAAAAATGCTTGATCTGTATCAGTTGATTAAAGAAGTGACTGCTGCACAAGGGGAATTAACGGGTAATATCGTGATCAGTATTGGGGAAACGTTATTGATCTATCGTTTTCCTCCTATTATTGAAGAGTTCAAAAAATTGCATCCCCATGTCAATATCGAATGGCACCAATTAGATTCCGTACATTATAAAGAGAATTTGATGCAAGGTAAAAGTGATATTTCCTTCATGTTGGGGACAGAGGTGCATGATCCCAATCTGTACAGTGAGAAATTGGCTGAGGAACCCATGATGCTGTTGTATCCCAATTCATTTGAGCTACAACGGGACATTGTGCGAAGCAATTTACTTTTTACCGAAAGAGGTTGCGGTTATCGCACATTGTTTGAACAATGCATTGAGGAGTATCAGATTGGGATTACTTCCAATATTGAATTCTGGAGTATTGAAGCTGTGAAACAGTCAATATTGAGCGGTATGGGTATATCTTTGTTACCTCGAATTACGGTAGAGAAGGAGCTGAAGGAAGAAAAACTTTCAGGTCAGCAGTACAAACAAAATCTAGCTACGCAGTTGCTGTATCCCAAAAACAAGTGGATCTCTCCCCAAGTAGAAGCATTTATTGAGATCGTTAGAAAGCATGCCTCCCTATGGTAG
- a CDS encoding ABC-F family ATP-binding cassette domain-containing protein codes for MIKVENLSFSFPQKELYKNISFTFEEAQHCAFIGTSGSGKSTLIDILMDPERYLFEGKLEIDPDCRIGYVSQFLQVDKTKDMTVFEYIAEEFIKIQDEITAIYAEMATTSDMDSLMEKLQLALDAFEAMDGDNFEKNINKQLNLANLMKLKDLSISTISGGEFKLIQVMKEMLNRPDFMIMDEPDVFLDFENLNALKKLINTHKGMLLVVTHNRYLLNHCFNKIIHLENTELQEFDGRYIDYNFSLLQSKIELQEIAVAEAEEIERYDHIIDNLREIATYNSEASRGRALKARVKFQERLEARRIKEPFVDIKQPNIRFGIDKEMEDTVVVNVNNYSVSFDELLLENVNFEIKSTDKVALIGPNGTGKTTLLREILKNNQDSIEINADVKVAYLSQVQGEMLKDSNTILNEFIDSGFQTYDEIRSYLPNYGFEGEILDQKIESLSGGEKNMLQLAKVSASQANVLLLDEPTSHLDIYTQIALEKAIEDYKGAIIMISHDFYSVVNGMDYVLIIEDKTISKMSIEEFRQMIYTSHFDENYLENEQKKKSVEMKIELALKDTNFELAKSLVDELEKLIKLL; via the coding sequence ATGATAAAAGTTGAAAACCTATCCTTCTCATTTCCACAAAAGGAACTATATAAAAACATTTCATTTACGTTTGAAGAAGCACAACATTGTGCTTTTATCGGAACAAGCGGCAGTGGGAAAAGTACATTGATCGATATCCTGATGGATCCGGAACGATATTTGTTCGAGGGCAAGTTAGAGATAGACCCCGATTGCAGAATCGGGTATGTGAGTCAGTTTTTGCAAGTAGACAAAACAAAAGATATGACCGTTTTTGAATATATCGCAGAAGAATTCATCAAGATACAAGATGAAATTACAGCGATTTATGCGGAGATGGCCACCACATCGGATATGGATTCCCTGATGGAAAAGCTTCAATTGGCTTTGGATGCCTTCGAAGCGATGGATGGGGACAATTTCGAAAAAAACATCAATAAACAGTTAAACCTTGCCAACCTCATGAAGCTCAAAGATCTTAGTATATCCACAATAAGCGGTGGGGAATTCAAACTTATTCAAGTGATGAAGGAAATGCTGAATCGTCCAGACTTCATGATAATGGACGAACCTGATGTATTTTTAGACTTTGAAAACCTGAACGCGCTTAAAAAATTGATTAACACACACAAGGGAATGTTGCTGGTCGTTACGCACAACCGATATCTGTTGAACCATTGTTTCAACAAAATCATACACCTAGAAAACACAGAGCTCCAAGAGTTTGACGGGCGATATATCGATTACAACTTCTCACTGCTTCAGTCTAAGATCGAACTGCAAGAAATCGCGGTTGCTGAAGCTGAAGAAATTGAGAGATATGATCACATCATCGACAATCTTAGAGAGATCGCCACGTATAATTCGGAAGCCTCCAGAGGCAGAGCGTTAAAAGCCAGAGTCAAGTTTCAAGAGAGATTGGAAGCACGTCGAATAAAAGAGCCATTTGTCGATATCAAACAGCCGAATATCCGTTTTGGGATCGATAAGGAAATGGAAGACACCGTTGTGGTTAACGTCAATAATTATAGCGTTTCCTTTGACGAGTTGCTTTTGGAAAATGTGAACTTTGAGATCAAATCAACAGATAAAGTAGCCCTGATCGGTCCTAACGGTACCGGGAAAACGACTTTACTCCGAGAAATCTTAAAAAATAATCAGGATTCCATTGAAATAAATGCTGATGTTAAAGTGGCCTATTTATCTCAGGTTCAAGGCGAAATGCTAAAAGATTCGAATACCATCCTTAATGAATTCATTGATTCCGGCTTTCAAACGTATGATGAAATTAGATCGTATCTTCCAAACTATGGCTTTGAAGGAGAAATCCTTGATCAAAAGATTGAATCGTTATCTGGCGGAGAAAAAAACATGCTTCAATTGGCTAAAGTTTCTGCCAGTCAGGCCAACGTATTGCTCCTGGATGAACCGACAAGCCATTTAGACATCTATACACAAATCGCATTGGAGAAAGCCATTGAGGACTACAAAGGTGCGATTATCATGATTTCTCATGATTTCTATTCGGTTGTAAATGGTATGGATTATGTTTTAATTATCGAGGACAAAACGATTAGTAAAATGAGTATAGAAGAATTTAGACAGATGATTTATACGAGTCATTTTGATGAAAACTATCTAGAAAATGAACAAAAGAAAAAGTCTGTTGAAATGAAAATTGAATTGGCTTTAAAAGATACTAATTTTGAACTTGCAAAGAGTTTGGTTGATGAGCTGGAAAAGCTGATTAAGTTGCTTTAG